One genomic region from Natrinema caseinilyticum encodes:
- a CDS encoding bacterio-opsin activator domain-containing protein: MTERSDDADAEENGGDSDTMDDRLRRAPIGVIETTDEGVVINVNDTAGTLLETDPSALCGSAIEEGFPKSAAGTLREAFDGASPTHTSFEEYYPLIDRWLAVDVRVDDGALVYVRDCTPSKDTEQTVERLAQQLDRVQRINSLVATVMQQVIGASDRSDVARTVCERLGGTDLYRFAWVGDREFPQKRLRVLAAAGNAADLRERIDENLGDERTLPSQTAVRSGKTHLIEAIAEDDTVPRGVRRAAFGNGLQSCLAVPLAYQGTVYGVVTVYSSQEDGFSEQERIGLETLGSVAGFAIKAGRQEDLLVADTITEVTLEVRDETVPFVAAARDSDRSLSLDGAVPRGDGAVVCYLTADGPVGAVEESLADRDTVVDVRRIRSETEPLLQATVVDETPVAALAAWGATIRGGEYSADSARLVAEVPADGDVRRLVEAVDAAVEETRLVAREETSRTPEPVEAFQDGLDEQLTDRQRTVLRTAHLSDYFASPRGSTSEEVAETLDIAGSTMLYHLRRAEKKLVEAFFDTASTVETVDSETGAADSEASVTND; encoded by the coding sequence ATGACTGAACGATCCGACGACGCCGATGCGGAGGAAAACGGCGGTGATTCAGACACGATGGACGATCGATTACGACGGGCCCCAATTGGGGTCATCGAAACGACGGACGAAGGTGTCGTTATCAACGTCAACGACACCGCAGGAACGCTGCTTGAGACCGACCCGTCCGCGCTGTGCGGGTCGGCGATCGAGGAGGGATTCCCGAAGTCGGCCGCCGGGACGCTGCGAGAGGCTTTCGATGGCGCGTCGCCAACTCACACGTCGTTCGAGGAATACTACCCGCTGATCGACCGGTGGCTCGCGGTCGACGTCCGCGTCGACGATGGTGCGCTCGTGTACGTCCGGGACTGCACGCCGAGCAAGGATACCGAGCAGACCGTCGAACGGTTAGCCCAGCAACTCGACCGGGTCCAGCGGATCAACTCGCTGGTTGCGACCGTGATGCAGCAGGTCATCGGCGCCTCGGACCGCTCGGATGTCGCCCGAACGGTCTGCGAGCGGCTGGGTGGGACCGACCTCTACAGGTTCGCGTGGGTCGGCGACCGGGAGTTCCCCCAAAAGCGCCTTCGGGTGCTCGCCGCGGCGGGCAACGCGGCCGACCTGCGCGAACGGATCGACGAGAATCTGGGGGACGAGCGAACGCTGCCCAGCCAGACGGCCGTCAGATCGGGCAAGACGCACCTCATCGAGGCGATCGCGGAGGATGACACCGTCCCCCGCGGCGTCCGTCGAGCGGCGTTCGGCAACGGGCTCCAGTCGTGTCTCGCGGTCCCGCTCGCGTATCAGGGGACTGTCTACGGCGTCGTGACGGTGTACTCCTCGCAAGAAGACGGGTTCAGCGAACAGGAGCGGATTGGCCTCGAAACGCTGGGAAGCGTCGCGGGGTTCGCGATCAAGGCCGGGCGCCAGGAGGACCTGCTGGTTGCCGACACGATCACCGAGGTGACGCTCGAGGTCCGCGACGAGACGGTCCCGTTCGTCGCCGCCGCGCGAGACAGCGATCGCAGCCTGTCGCTCGACGGCGCGGTTCCCCGCGGCGATGGGGCCGTCGTCTGCTATCTCACCGCCGACGGCCCGGTCGGGGCCGTCGAAGAGTCACTGGCGGATCGGGATACCGTCGTCGACGTGCGACGAATACGGTCGGAAACGGAGCCGCTCCTCCAGGCGACTGTCGTCGACGAAACGCCCGTGGCCGCACTCGCAGCGTGGGGTGCGACGATCAGAGGCGGCGAATACAGTGCCGATTCGGCTCGGCTCGTCGCCGAAGTCCCGGCAGACGGAGATGTCCGGCGGCTGGTCGAAGCCGTCGATGCCGCGGTCGAGGAGACGCGCCTCGTCGCCAGAGAGGAGACGTCCCGGACGCCCGAGCCGGTCGAGGCATTTCAAGACGGCCTCGACGAGCAGTTGACCGACAGGCAGCGGACCGTGCTGCGGACCGCCCACCTGTCGGACTACTTCGCGTCCCCGCGCGGTAGTACTTCGGAGGAGGTGGCTGAGACGCTCGACATCGCCGGATCGACGATGCTATACCACCTCCGGCGGGCGGAGAAGAAACTCGTCGAGGCCTTTTTCGACACCGCCTCGACGGTCGAAACAGTCGACTCGGAGACAGGTGCGGCCGACTCGGAGGCCAGTGTGACAAACGATTAG
- a CDS encoding ArsR/SmtB family transcription factor, which translates to MSDDESETRPDRASESSSNGTERPSDRDDLLAVLAAEYTTEILAALSEDPVPAREIAESSGASRPTVYRRLNRLEAIGAVETTTVPSPGGQRRKVFRLALEEVEVSLTSDADAVEDENRQAVSGEAASRKIARASR; encoded by the coding sequence ATGTCCGACGACGAATCCGAGACACGACCGGATAGAGCGTCCGAGAGCTCCTCGAACGGGACGGAGCGACCGAGCGATAGAGACGACCTTCTCGCGGTACTGGCCGCGGAGTACACGACCGAGATCCTCGCGGCGCTGAGCGAGGATCCGGTCCCAGCCCGCGAAATCGCCGAGAGTTCGGGTGCCTCTCGCCCGACGGTCTATCGGCGGCTCAACAGACTCGAGGCGATCGGCGCGGTCGAGACGACGACCGTTCCATCACCCGGGGGGCAACGCCGGAAGGTGTTCCGTCTCGCCCTCGAGGAGGTCGAGGTCTCGCTCACGAGCGATGCAGACGCCGTCGAGGACGAGAACCGACAGGCGGTGTCAGGGGAGGCGGCGTCGCGAAAAATCGCACGCGCGTCGCGGTAG
- a CDS encoding ATP-binding protein, translating into MSLIETFAAVGLDAGAVALLAWTTWLGVRSRDRPSALPFIAILALLTIMGFLSLLAELPGASAVPVLSTVVDFGQFGVGIVLPGVWVVYALSYTGRGTGLTRFRVAMFLGIGMPIVLSAIVIAARPPTSVIEPLVASFLGTEIMFLLGLFTYGTYLLIGHGWNHARISKGQIAIVISAVAAPYVAGAMGNSESITDGVTVGLLASGGLFAVAVRRYPVMTGFPKADYVARTRVVEALREAVVVLDWEGHVLDANATTTELFDRSPASMIGEPIHSVVDGLEGSDLSAGATGTVSLQTTKGRRRFQFSVSAVDDAEADGERGADPVARTLLLRDVTDRQTREQRLSVLNRVLRHNVRNELDVVLAYADRIEDEDVRDRIRDSATDLVELSTKARDAEDVMTASAGSPEAVDLAAVAQDVVEQYRTEDRSCDLSLSRPDELIVSSHRSVVRQVLSELVDNAIAHADGSPRVEVTVSAAPGGAAELVVSDDGPGIPDREQEILDAGTETQLEHGSGIGLWFVTWAVTQLGGDLSFRENDPTGSVVTVRLYDAEYVS; encoded by the coding sequence ATGTCGCTCATCGAGACGTTCGCGGCAGTCGGTCTCGACGCGGGAGCCGTCGCGCTGCTGGCCTGGACGACCTGGCTCGGCGTCCGATCACGGGACCGGCCCAGTGCACTCCCATTCATCGCCATACTGGCCCTCCTGACGATCATGGGGTTTCTCTCGTTGCTGGCGGAACTCCCCGGCGCGTCGGCGGTTCCGGTACTGTCGACGGTGGTCGACTTCGGCCAGTTCGGCGTCGGCATCGTCCTCCCGGGAGTGTGGGTCGTGTACGCGCTCAGTTACACCGGCCGGGGAACCGGTCTGACGCGATTTCGGGTCGCCATGTTCCTGGGGATCGGGATGCCGATCGTCCTGAGCGCCATCGTCATCGCCGCCCGGCCCCCGACCTCCGTCATCGAACCGTTGGTGGCGTCGTTTCTCGGGACGGAGATCATGTTCCTGCTGGGGCTCTTTACGTACGGGACGTACCTCCTGATCGGACACGGCTGGAACCACGCCCGCATCTCCAAGGGGCAGATCGCGATCGTGATCTCGGCGGTCGCGGCGCCGTATGTCGCCGGTGCGATGGGGAATAGCGAATCCATCACGGACGGCGTGACCGTCGGCCTCCTCGCCTCCGGCGGGTTGTTCGCGGTCGCGGTACGGCGCTATCCAGTGATGACCGGCTTCCCCAAGGCCGATTACGTCGCTCGAACGCGCGTCGTCGAGGCGCTCCGGGAAGCGGTCGTCGTGCTCGACTGGGAGGGCCACGTACTCGACGCCAACGCGACGACCACGGAGCTGTTCGACCGGTCTCCGGCGTCCATGATCGGCGAACCGATCCACTCGGTCGTCGACGGACTCGAGGGAAGCGATCTCTCGGCGGGCGCAACGGGGACGGTCAGCCTCCAGACGACGAAGGGGCGACGACGGTTCCAGTTCAGCGTCTCGGCGGTCGACGACGCCGAAGCCGACGGCGAAAGAGGGGCCGACCCGGTCGCCAGAACCCTACTGTTACGGGACGTTACCGACCGCCAGACGCGCGAACAGCGGCTCTCGGTGCTCAACCGCGTCCTACGGCACAACGTTCGGAACGAATTGGACGTCGTCCTCGCGTACGCCGATCGGATCGAAGACGAGGATGTTCGAGACAGGATCCGCGATAGCGCGACCGACCTCGTCGAACTCAGCACCAAGGCCCGGGATGCCGAGGACGTGATGACGGCCAGTGCGGGCTCGCCGGAAGCGGTAGATCTCGCTGCCGTCGCCCAGGACGTCGTCGAGCAGTACCGAACTGAGGACCGTTCGTGCGATCTCTCACTGTCCCGCCCGGACGAACTGATCGTTTCGTCGCACCGGTCCGTCGTCCGTCAGGTGCTGTCGGAACTCGTCGACAACGCGATTGCGCACGCCGACGGGTCGCCCCGCGTCGAGGTCACTGTTAGCGCTGCCCCTGGTGGTGCCGCCGAACTTGTCGTTTCGGACGACGGGCCTGGAATTCCGGACCGGGAACAGGAGATTTTGGACGCCGGAACGGAGACACAACTCGAGCACGGGAGCGGCATCGGACTCTGGTTCGTTACCTGGGCCGTCACGCAACTCGGCGGTGACCTCTCCTTCCGCGAGAACGATCCGACCGGGAGCGTCGTGACAGTCCGTCTCTACGACGCCGAGTACGTCTCGTGA
- a CDS encoding winged helix-turn-helix domain-containing protein has protein sequence MSKSVPCPSGKRPNGRRGISFERDETTIDADAVLSLLSNDHAQGVLDELDEHPLSARELFERLDSSRPTVYRRLDSLESAGLVRSSISVRADGHHRRRYRVAVDRVRLSFGSDGVTVEATDRTDGERGCDPSPHS, from the coding sequence ATGTCGAAATCAGTGCCGTGCCCCAGCGGGAAGCGACCGAACGGTCGACGAGGGATCTCGTTCGAAAGAGACGAAACGACGATCGATGCAGATGCGGTGCTCAGTCTCCTGAGCAACGACCACGCACAGGGCGTGTTGGACGAACTCGACGAGCACCCGCTCTCCGCCAGGGAGTTGTTCGAGCGCCTGGACAGTTCCCGCCCCACCGTGTATCGTCGTCTGGACAGCCTCGAGTCTGCGGGACTCGTCCGGAGTTCGATCAGCGTGCGGGCGGACGGCCACCACCGACGGCGATACCGCGTCGCGGTCGACCGAGTGCGGCTCAGCTTCGGAAGCGACGGGGTCACGGTCGAAGCGACCGATCGAACGGACGGCGAACGCGGCTGCGATCCGTCTCCGCATAGCTAG
- a CDS encoding TM2 domain-containing protein, whose protein sequence is MATNRSPADDDGRQEPAIADKSTPVALVLALVLSPVAYYYVGRTKLAVINLLTLNYLLLGIVIVPVHVYTIINDARTERGSQTEDW, encoded by the coding sequence ATGGCGACGAATAGGTCACCCGCTGACGACGACGGACGCCAGGAACCGGCGATCGCTGACAAGTCCACGCCCGTCGCACTCGTGCTGGCGCTCGTGCTATCGCCGGTCGCGTACTACTACGTCGGCCGAACGAAGCTGGCAGTGATCAACCTACTGACGTTGAACTACCTGCTGCTGGGCATCGTTATCGTCCCGGTCCACGTGTACACGATCATCAACGACGCCCGGACGGAACGAGGTTCCCAGACCGAGGACTGGTAG
- a CDS encoding ABC transporter ATP-binding protein, producing the protein MTAIIADGLSKRYATVTALDRVSLSVEEGEIFGFLGPNGAGKSTFINILLDFARPTDGSVELLGHDCQLAGVTARERVGVLPEGYSVFDRLTGRQHVEYAVRSKNADDDPVEILDRVGVREAADRPASDYSKGMKQRLVLGMSLVGDPDLLILDEPTSGLDPNGAAEIRSILREERERGATIFFSSHILEQVEAICDRVAILQAGELVAVDSIDGLRQSIGGGTKLLIDIDELDDSTPEAIRLIDGVETATVRDGSTLEVTCTNDAKMDVVVELQRLEADVMNFRTEEASLEDMFVAYTGGKRE; encoded by the coding sequence ATGACGGCAATCATCGCCGACGGGCTGTCGAAGCGATATGCAACGGTCACGGCGCTGGATCGGGTGTCCCTCTCCGTCGAAGAGGGTGAGATTTTCGGGTTTCTCGGGCCGAACGGGGCCGGCAAGTCGACGTTTATCAACATCCTGCTGGACTTCGCGCGGCCGACCGACGGATCGGTCGAGCTGTTAGGTCACGACTGCCAATTAGCTGGCGTCACGGCACGCGAGCGCGTCGGCGTGCTTCCCGAGGGATACTCGGTATTCGACCGGCTCACCGGCCGCCAACACGTAGAGTACGCCGTTCGATCCAAGAACGCCGACGACGATCCGGTCGAGATCCTCGACCGTGTCGGCGTCCGGGAGGCAGCCGACCGTCCGGCCAGCGACTACTCCAAGGGGATGAAACAGCGCCTCGTACTCGGGATGTCGCTCGTCGGTGATCCCGACCTGTTGATCCTCGACGAACCGACGTCGGGTCTGGACCCGAACGGCGCCGCTGAAATCCGGTCGATCCTCCGTGAGGAGCGCGAGCGCGGCGCGACGATATTCTTCTCCAGTCACATCCTCGAACAGGTCGAGGCGATTTGCGACCGCGTCGCCATCCTCCAGGCTGGCGAACTCGTCGCCGTCGACTCGATCGACGGGCTCCGACAGTCGATCGGCGGCGGCACCAAGCTCCTGATCGACATCGACGAACTGGACGATTCGACGCCCGAGGCGATCCGCTTGATCGACGGCGTCGAGACGGCCACGGTCCGCGACGGATCGACGCTCGAGGTGACCTGCACGAACGATGCGAAGATGGACGTCGTGGTCGAACTCCAGCGCCTCGAGGCGGACGTGATGAATTTTCGGACCGAGGAGGCGTCACTCGAAGACATGTTCGTCGCGTACACGGGTGGCAAACGAGAATGA
- a CDS encoding class I SAM-dependent methyltransferase, with the protein MTRLGSVRDAIYALRKARLGLERRRLDYGRETRERADRLAEILPASAAELREYEREYESLEWFHDTYADRVAEIHEAGVATDTTHWRDGVTVYVVCRALGIETAVETGVLFGSFDAHILAAMVENGGGTLHSVDLPGGPPGPFEYGHLIPDRCREHWHLHRGDAREVVPDLLERVGPVDLFLHDSDHRLPHMRFEYETALEHLEDGGVLASHDVRLSALFDRFSDANGLRSRVVCDTGIARL; encoded by the coding sequence GTGACGCGACTCGGCTCCGTTCGCGACGCGATCTACGCGCTCCGGAAGGCCCGACTGGGACTCGAGCGCCGCCGCCTCGACTACGGTCGCGAGACCCGCGAACGCGCCGACCGTCTCGCCGAGATTCTTCCGGCGTCGGCCGCCGAACTCCGGGAGTACGAACGCGAGTACGAGTCCCTCGAGTGGTTCCACGACACCTACGCCGATCGCGTCGCCGAGATTCACGAGGCCGGGGTCGCCACCGACACCACCCACTGGCGCGACGGCGTCACCGTCTACGTCGTCTGTCGCGCGCTGGGCATCGAGACCGCCGTCGAGACCGGCGTCCTCTTCGGCTCGTTCGACGCCCACATCCTCGCCGCGATGGTCGAAAACGGCGGCGGAACGCTTCACTCTGTGGACCTCCCCGGCGGGCCGCCCGGCCCGTTCGAGTACGGTCACCTGATCCCCGACCGGTGTCGCGAGCACTGGCACCTCCACCGGGGCGATGCGCGGGAGGTGGTCCCCGACCTGCTCGAGCGCGTCGGCCCCGTCGACCTGTTCCTCCACGATTCGGATCACCGGCTCCCGCACATGCGCTTCGAGTACGAGACCGCACTGGAGCATCTCGAGGACGGCGGCGTGCTCGCGAGCCACGACGTCCGGCTCTCTGCGTTATTCGATCGGTTTTCGGACGCGAACGGGCTTCGATCTCGCGTGGTCTGTGATACGGGCATCGCGCGGTTGTGA
- a CDS encoding ABC transporter permease, giving the protein MSWRDVAHKDIYDASRSRTIWVLFGLLSLLFVGYAAAYASVGDGTFTGFVTGVVGLVDRVLPLLGILLGYRAISDDRNAGSLLLSMAFPQSRGDLLVGKTLGRTVVLLVPTLLGLSIAGLYAALRYGIEGAIAYPWFLFATALYGGSFVAVAVALSASTTNDRRITYGAVGAYLLVVVLWRSLVSFAVAFLHRFDPSLGTPDWALVLQLVEPGEAYARLLDVGFDVERASRYVGDGAPAFVDWWATLAVLLVWIAVSLAVGHRRFGASDL; this is encoded by the coding sequence ATGAGCTGGCGAGACGTCGCGCACAAGGACATCTACGATGCCAGCCGATCCCGGACTATCTGGGTGCTGTTCGGACTCCTGTCGCTCCTGTTTGTCGGCTACGCGGCCGCGTACGCCTCCGTCGGCGACGGGACGTTCACAGGATTCGTCACCGGCGTCGTCGGGCTCGTCGACCGCGTCCTGCCGCTACTCGGAATTCTGCTCGGTTACCGGGCGATCTCCGACGACCGGAATGCCGGGAGTCTCTTGCTCTCCATGGCGTTCCCGCAGTCGCGAGGGGACCTGCTCGTTGGGAAGACGCTGGGTCGGACAGTCGTGTTGCTGGTTCCGACGCTCCTGGGGCTGTCGATTGCCGGGCTCTACGCGGCACTGCGGTACGGGATCGAGGGCGCAATCGCGTATCCGTGGTTCCTGTTCGCCACCGCCCTCTACGGCGGGTCGTTCGTCGCGGTCGCCGTCGCGCTCTCGGCGTCGACCACGAACGACCGCCGGATCACCTACGGTGCCGTTGGGGCGTACCTGCTAGTGGTGGTTCTCTGGCGCAGCCTTGTTTCGTTCGCCGTGGCGTTCCTCCACCGCTTCGACCCCAGCCTGGGAACGCCCGACTGGGCGCTGGTGCTCCAGTTAGTCGAACCCGGCGAAGCGTACGCCCGCCTCCTTGACGTGGGGTTCGACGTCGAACGAGCGAGTCGGTACGTGGGGGACGGAGCCCCGGCGTTCGTCGACTGGTGGGCCACCCTGGCGGTCCTGCTCGTCTGGATCGCGGTGTCACTAGCCGTCGGCCACCGTCGGTTCGGGGCCAGTGATCTGTGA
- a CDS encoding DUF3592 domain-containing protein, with protein sequence MELDFNGPSGAIQIAIALIIGLGTIGYGAYSYSAQSSALDTAETVDATIVSTSIETREERRGTDYTPHVTFNYVYEGETYTASNVYPGKLPREFGSKEDARAELDGYEPGDTVTAYVPPNSPGNAFLKHESSNKPLLVVGFGGIVVMGTIFTVLRD encoded by the coding sequence ATGGAACTCGACTTCAATGGACCGTCCGGAGCGATCCAGATCGCAATCGCGCTGATTATTGGCCTCGGAACGATCGGTTACGGTGCTTATAGCTATTCGGCGCAATCGTCAGCGTTGGACACCGCAGAGACGGTCGATGCCACGATTGTTTCCACCTCTATAGAGACCCGCGAGGAACGACGGGGGACTGATTACACCCCTCACGTGACTTTCAACTATGTATACGAGGGGGAGACCTACACAGCCTCGAACGTGTACCCTGGAAAACTTCCGAGAGAGTTCGGGAGCAAAGAAGACGCCAGAGCAGAACTAGATGGCTACGAACCGGGAGATACTGTGACAGCCTACGTACCCCCGAACTCTCCCGGAAACGCGTTCCTCAAGCACGAAAGTAGCAACAAACCGTTGCTCGTAGTCGGGTTCGGCGGTATCGTCGTGATGGGAACGATTTTCACTGTTCTGCGTGACTGA
- a CDS encoding RDD family protein produces MEETDHPQYCGIGIRGVAIGIDSFVWIALLFVAIFITAAFTGQLETGSPGLNAELSGAPASMALGLWFVLALGYHTVFEWRFGKTIGKALVNIRVTSEDGSSLTFTSSLIRNAMRFVDWLPALYLIGIVGIAVSGQRKRLGDRVAGTAVVGS; encoded by the coding sequence ATGGAAGAGACAGACCATCCCCAATACTGTGGGATCGGTATTCGAGGTGTCGCTATCGGAATCGATTCGTTCGTATGGATCGCGCTCCTGTTCGTTGCGATCTTCATTACGGCTGCATTCACTGGACAGCTCGAAACCGGGTCTCCCGGACTGAACGCAGAATTGAGCGGTGCGCCCGCGTCTATGGCACTGGGTCTGTGGTTCGTGCTGGCACTGGGCTATCACACGGTATTCGAGTGGCGATTCGGGAAGACGATCGGGAAGGCGCTCGTGAATATCCGTGTGACGAGTGAGGACGGGTCGTCCCTGACGTTCACGTCGTCGCTGATCCGAAACGCGATGCGTTTCGTCGATTGGTTACCGGCATTATACCTTATCGGAATCGTTGGGATAGCAGTTTCTGGCCAGCGAAAACGCCTCGGCGACAGAGTAGCCGGTACAGCGGTGGTCGGTTCGTAA
- a CDS encoding ABC transporter permease subunit — protein sequence MNWQNIARTDGALAAKPRSTRLLLGLPFAAILAAAYLYPVLGTDPITTARFAGFVDGWLATVIPLAGTVLGYDAVVSERESGALLLSLSLPHGRDDIVLGKVVSRVGLLSGAILAAMVVGAGLVVYPFGRLDAVRFVGFVATTVAFGAIWTNLGIAASLSTATKQRAFVLAFGLSILFVLAWDGLAGALRFSLNRAGVVDGALPGPVQFVFDLEPGVVFQRVTVGFLDPSTDVDGPWYLGEWVALAVFVLWLVVPLALAYGRFAGSDLS from the coding sequence ATGAACTGGCAGAACATCGCGCGAACGGACGGCGCGCTTGCCGCGAAGCCGCGGTCGACTCGCCTGCTTCTCGGGCTCCCGTTCGCGGCGATTCTCGCGGCGGCGTACCTCTATCCGGTGCTCGGCACCGACCCGATCACGACCGCTCGCTTCGCCGGGTTCGTCGACGGCTGGCTCGCCACCGTCATTCCACTGGCCGGCACCGTGCTTGGATACGACGCGGTCGTAAGCGAGCGCGAATCCGGCGCGCTGTTGCTTTCGTTGTCGCTGCCCCACGGACGGGACGACATCGTCCTCGGAAAGGTCGTAAGCCGCGTCGGGCTGTTGAGCGGCGCCATCCTCGCCGCGATGGTCGTCGGCGCGGGACTCGTCGTGTATCCGTTTGGCCGACTCGACGCCGTGCGGTTCGTCGGTTTCGTCGCGACGACCGTCGCATTCGGGGCGATCTGGACCAATCTCGGAATCGCTGCGTCGCTTTCGACCGCGACCAAACAGCGCGCCTTCGTGCTCGCGTTCGGGCTGTCCATTCTGTTCGTACTGGCCTGGGACGGCCTTGCCGGCGCCCTCCGGTTCAGTCTAAACCGAGCCGGCGTCGTCGACGGCGCCCTGCCCGGTCCCGTCCAGTTCGTATTCGATCTCGAGCCCGGCGTCGTCTTCCAGCGGGTGACGGTGGGCTTTCTCGACCCGAGTACCGACGTCGACGGCCCCTGGTATCTCGGCGAGTGGGTCGCGCTCGCCGTTTTCGTTCTCTGGCTGGTCGTCCCCCTGGCCTTGGCCTACGGCCGCTTCGCCGGCAGTGATCTGTCATGA
- a CDS encoding sensor histidine kinase, with protein MTEPRGGARTDEPDAVAIDAIPEPVLGYDLVDGTPKISVTNDAFDAAFDAASNGTSVHEWLVRNGAVDEATVGDACTALADGNAIDVEIGVRSADDADPQRRPVRLRSVGRSNRGNSDDGTDGGDAVDWDGYVLVTQPASKSTGNVELDRVASVITHDLRNPLDVAKAHLRAAKETGESDHFDQVEDAHDRMERIIRDALTLARGERALDVTADVEIGAVASDAWAIVDTGTASLDVAENLPRIDADPDRLQRLFENLFRNAVEHGSTGGQDATNSNRTDVVRVRVGSVDGGFFVADDGVGIPPDERERVFEPGYSSTETGSGTGLGLTIVEQIARAHEWCVSIAEGSSGGARFGFRPIADDD; from the coding sequence ATGACGGAGCCTCGGGGGGGTGCTCGGACGGATGAGCCCGACGCCGTCGCGATCGACGCAATTCCGGAGCCAGTCCTCGGCTACGACCTCGTGGACGGAACTCCAAAGATATCGGTGACGAACGATGCGTTCGATGCGGCGTTCGACGCCGCGTCGAACGGAACGAGCGTCCACGAGTGGCTGGTGCGAAACGGCGCGGTCGACGAGGCGACGGTCGGTGACGCCTGCACCGCGCTCGCCGATGGGAACGCGATTGACGTCGAGATTGGAGTCCGATCAGCCGACGATGCCGACCCCCAACGACGGCCAGTTCGGCTTCGCAGCGTCGGCAGATCGAACCGTGGCAACAGCGATGACGGAACGGACGGCGGCGACGCAGTCGACTGGGACGGGTACGTCCTGGTGACCCAACCGGCATCGAAGAGCACCGGAAACGTCGAACTCGACCGCGTCGCGAGTGTCATCACTCACGACCTGCGGAACCCGCTCGACGTCGCGAAGGCGCACCTCCGGGCGGCCAAGGAGACGGGCGAGTCGGACCACTTCGACCAGGTCGAGGACGCCCACGATCGGATGGAGCGGATCATCCGGGATGCGCTCACGCTGGCTCGGGGGGAGCGCGCCCTGGACGTGACCGCGGACGTCGAGATCGGCGCCGTGGCGTCGGACGCCTGGGCGATCGTCGACACCGGGACGGCGTCACTCGATGTTGCGGAGAATCTTCCGAGGATCGACGCCGACCCCGACCGGTTGCAGCGGCTGTTCGAGAACCTGTTCCGAAACGCTGTCGAACACGGTTCGACGGGCGGGCAGGACGCAACGAATTCGAACCGCACCGACGTGGTCCGTGTCCGGGTTGGGAGCGTCGACGGCGGGTTCTTCGTCGCTGACGACGGGGTCGGGATCCCGCCTGACGAGCGCGAGCGGGTGTTCGAGCCCGGCTATTCGTCGACCGAAACCGGGAGCGGAACCGGCCTCGGGTTGACGATCGTCGAGCAAATCGCCCGCGCGCACGAATGGTGCGTTTCGATCGCGGAGGGCTCGAGTGGCGGCGCCAGGTTCGGATTTCGACCGATCGCGGACGATGACTGA
- a CDS encoding response regulator transcription factor has protein sequence MGNVMRVNGPRVLMVDDEKKVADAYALRLDDVADVSVAYGGEEALAVVDDRPVPDVVLLDRHMPGLSGDEVLDRIRERDLRTRVVMVTAIDPGLGIVDMPFDDYLSKPVEREDLRAVIDQQCQVLAYELLGEYFRLESTRVVVDAELPADEIENDDRLAEIEARRAAIEERVLGLLPEAEELLTEFSGIDRGGY, from the coding sequence ATGGGGAACGTGATGCGAGTAAACGGGCCTCGAGTCCTGATGGTCGACGACGAGAAGAAGGTGGCCGACGCATACGCACTGCGCCTCGATGACGTCGCCGACGTGTCTGTCGCGTACGGCGGTGAGGAAGCGCTCGCGGTCGTCGACGACCGGCCGGTACCCGACGTCGTCTTGCTGGATCGGCACATGCCCGGGCTCTCGGGAGACGAGGTGCTCGATCGCATCCGAGAACGGGATCTCAGGACTCGAGTCGTGATGGTGACGGCGATCGACCCCGGACTAGGTATCGTCGACATGCCGTTCGACGACTACCTCTCGAAGCCGGTCGAGCGCGAGGATCTCCGTGCGGTCATTGATCAGCAGTGTCAGGTCCTCGCGTACGAACTCCTCGGCGAGTACTTTCGCCTGGAATCGACGAGGGTGGTCGTCGACGCCGAACTCCCCGCTGACGAGATAGAAAACGACGATCGGCTCGCCGAGATTGAAGCGCGTCGAGCTGCCATCGAGGAGCGGGTTCTGGGGCTCCTCCCCGAAGCCGAGGAACTGCTGACCGAGTTTTCGGGCATCGACCGCGGAGGATACTGA